The following proteins are encoded in a genomic region of Alistipes shahii WAL 8301:
- the nth gene encoding endonuclease III produces the protein MTTKQRYDGVIAWFSEHMPVAESELHYSDPYQLLVAVILSAQCTDKRVNMTTPALFEAFPTPYHMARATAEEIYPYIRSISYPNNKARNLAGMARMLCEEFGGEVPSDLEQMQRLPGVGRKTANVLGAVLWQKEVMPVDTHVFRVSERIGLTTRSKTPLQTELTLEKNIPGHLLPLAHHWLILHGRYVCVARAPKCDECGIATWCRKYASDHRQPKTLKI, from the coding sequence ATGACGACCAAACAACGTTATGACGGCGTAATCGCCTGGTTTTCGGAGCATATGCCCGTGGCCGAAAGCGAACTGCACTACTCGGACCCTTATCAGCTGCTGGTGGCGGTGATCCTCTCGGCGCAGTGCACCGACAAACGGGTCAACATGACCACCCCGGCGCTGTTCGAAGCCTTTCCCACGCCGTACCACATGGCCCGCGCCACGGCCGAGGAGATTTATCCCTACATCCGGAGCATCTCCTACCCGAACAACAAGGCCAGAAACCTCGCGGGAATGGCCCGGATGCTCTGCGAGGAGTTCGGCGGCGAAGTCCCGAGCGACCTGGAGCAGATGCAGCGTCTGCCCGGCGTGGGCCGCAAGACGGCCAACGTGCTGGGGGCTGTGCTGTGGCAGAAGGAGGTGATGCCGGTCGACACGCACGTTTTCCGCGTCTCGGAGCGCATCGGGCTGACAACCCGTTCGAAAACCCCGTTGCAGACGGAGCTGACCCTCGAAAAGAACATTCCCGGCCATCTGCTGCCTCTGGCCCACCACTGGCTGATCCTCCACGGGCGTTACGTCTGCGTGGCCCGTGCCCCCAAATGCGACGAATGCGGCATTGCGACCTGGTGCCGCAAATACGCCTCCGATCACCGCCAACCTAAAACCTTGAAGATATGA